The Rhodamnia argentea isolate NSW1041297 chromosome 10, ASM2092103v1, whole genome shotgun sequence sequence TATTTGATTAGTGGGAGGTACGGGAGGAACCTCATCTGGATTTAGGTTGAGGTGTCGCAAGACCAATTGCATTTGAGACTCCAGAGATTTATGTCGCTCATTGACCACTCTCATTTCCTCATCCTTCTGTGACATTTGTTCTTTGACCACCCTCATCTCCTCATCCTTATGTGACATTTGTTCTTTGACCACTCTTATTTCTTCATCCTTCTCTACAAGTAAATGTCTCAATTGGGTCAATTCTTGGGTCACTTGTTCATCAAGTTGTGTCCTCCTTGAAATAGCCGCACCGGAGGATGAACTTGTTGTAACCTTTGTTGTGTATACCCTTGACAAGGATCCCATCCCAAatattttcccccttttcatcCCACCGGATGCCTCCACCCATAATGCCATATGGTCAACTACTAGCTCAGACTCGgccccaccatcaccaccaatAGCCGTACTCATTAAaagctcatcatatttttcctacatcaacaaaatagatatgaaaataaaataacttcatatataTAACTACCATAAATAATGAAAGCACTGACAGTTTTCATTCCGGTTTCCCTAAAGTCAAAAGTATAACTTTACATACCTTAATAGCTTTTGCCTGGTCGCTGATCCATGTCTTAACTTTCTTTTCAAATGTGCGTTCAAATGTAGCTATATATGTCGGTTCCGTCCCCAATTCATTTGCCtataaaattgaaacataaatgagtaattgaattaaattaaattacaaCATGTTAAacagaattaaattaaattaaaacatgTTAAATAGACTTACCATTCTCTTTTTATGCTCCCCAATGTTGATAGAACCCCCAGCATATGTCGCAGACCCTTCAAGAGAACTAGAAGCCCGATTCTTCTTATTTTGTTCACTCCTTTGCATATTCTTTTCACTTTCCCAAATTCTCTTTATTTCTGTCCAATCGTCACCGGTAATGAAATCCGGCTTCCCTTGACTTCTCTTTGCTTTATTCATCACATTTTGTATGTGATCACCggctttcttcttaaaaattcttctaacTTCATCCTCTTCCATTTCATTCCAGTTGAACTTCCgctgtaatcaatagaaaaataattgacTTTATTTACATCGAACTTAGTTTGTGAGGAGGTAATTTCTTGGATGCAAAAACCAACGGTTTTGAGGTTCAAGGGGGAAGACAGAATAATTAACTTCTTCTAAACGACGGGAGGATAAGTGATACGTGATCTTATGAGTAGGATCAGCAAAAGCAATAATCCACAACCCCTTGAGTGCACTGTCATAATTCCAGTAAATATTAGCCTTCGACAACAAGAGTGGAAggtatctctctctcaaaaacaTCACTAAATATTTCCTGGACAGTTTATGCACCTGTCTTCCTTGTAGATGGTAAAGCTCAAGCACATGAATAAAGTATTAGAGGGCTCGCGGGAAAGAATTTATGTCTTTGGTGAACTTCCATCAGAACTTCTCTTTTCCTATTCTATTAAGATGAAGAGGCTTCAATAGCTGATTGTTTAGAGCaacataggttttttttttaaataaagaaaacataaaagaaaggaGTTAAAAACAACTCCGGAAGACTAGTCAACTCTCAAAGTCGTGAAACCAAGGCTATATGCTCAAGTACACACTGAAGTACCAAGGATTCTTGTTTGGTGCCATGAACTTCTAAGATAGGCACTAGTTTTAGCTCGGGCACATTAGTCAACTAAGATTCCGAAAAGTTCACCATGGCAATGAAACCACAAGAAATTTGACACATTCATCATACcaatggaatttttagtaaattagATGCAATATTTTTCCTTGAAGAAGAACTTAAAAAAGTGAACTTGCCCAATGAAACTCGAGCAGAAGGAAAATGAGAGTAATCTATAAATTATTGGTTAAGCCCTCAAATGTAAACTGTCTCCACAAAAAATGCAGTTGAAAGTAGTATGTAATGATGGGCTTAGGCGATTTCCCAAGTGCTTTTAGAAGGCTTCTGTAGATAGATGCATAATATAATTAACTTCCCCCAATCGGGATAACTTACAGTCTTGCATTACTATAAACAATTCCTCCTTTTAGCAAGCTCAATCTCTCGGGATTATGACCAATTGTGagcttaaccaaaaaaaaaaaaaaaacttagtttgtgagaaaatagaaaaacaaaacttaccttgaactcatTCCACCACAAATCCTTTACTTGTTTTGGCGTGCTGCTGTAACTATTCCATGGccccctccaatagttattcactattttattaagttgCCTCACAACGTACGTAGCATCCATGAATCTGCAAACAAGTTAGAATGATATGGACAATGAAACAGTGAAATGAAAAGGAGATGTCAGTAAATGCATACGAATAATTTACAACATGGACAATTCGGTTGACTTCCATATCTAAAATTCAAATGAAGGGATGATGACCCTAAATATTACAtatatactaaaaaaaaatgaagtactcACGAATCTCCATATGGGTATATGATGAGACGGTTATCTTCTTCACCTCTCTCATCATTTGAGTGTTGCATGGAAGGCGGAATCGAAGGAGATGGAGCTGAAGGGGATGGAGCTCAAGGGGATGGAACCGAAGGGGATGGAGCTGAAGGAGATGGAGCTGAAGGACATTCACTTCGCATGTGTCCAAGTTGTTCCCTAATATGCTCTTGAGGGACGGAGGAAGGGCCAATGTGTCTATGTTGTCCATCAGCATTTAGTTGTTGAGGGTttagggaaggggaaggggaagaggaaACGGATAGGGACGAGGAAGGGGAAGGGGCTAGTCTCCCTTGTGAAACTACGCCACGCATGTGACCTCCACGTTTATACTGACAAATAGGAAGGTTAGACAAATAGCAGCATAAATAAGAACATGTAACGGGGATACATAATGTTGTACATCATAAAGCTCACCATTTTGTTTCCGAGAGCAAGTGaaacttgagaaaatgaaagaaacttGCTATCGCCTCTAATAAATAGCAATCTACGGCACCGAAGGAACCTATTGAAATCTTGTCCACATCGgattccacaaaaaataaagggaaCTTATACATGACATATCAAATTACTGATACACATTCTAAAGCATCATGGATAGAGATTGTCTTCATTTGAGCATAAGGAACATCTCGGGAAAACAGCACATCGGGCAATAGAATCCACTGAGTCCTATACTAAAGGAAGAAACTATATTACATTGAAACCCAATTCAGCTATTGAGGATAGCAATTACAAAATTTAGCAACCGTCGCTATGGTGAACATGGATTCACAGTGTCATATGTGTTGCATAACAGAAACCCAAACAAATGGAGCTGGACCGGACCTTACATTTTCACggaaaaatacttgaaacatCATAAAAATCTtctgctcttttcttttcataattCAAAATCTAGACAAGAGAAAAGACGAACCCAAAGGCAAGACTACTTGCAAATTCTaccttcacaaaaattaataaatggctaaAAAGAATCCAACCAAGCTCTAGGTGCTACATAGTCAGCAACTAATCGAAACCATGATGAGCACGAttatacataaaattcaagcctcaaattgaaaaagtaaagaaaaccATGCCATCAGCATATCAATGACTTGTtcaaataacaaaacaaaacaacataAACCAATTGAAATCCTACCATTTGAAACTAGAAAAACAGGaaaagatgagaagagagattgATAAATTACAGCTTCATATTAATTATAGAACTTATTCGGTGATAGAAAATGTTCATATAACATTCTTTACTCTTGTGAAAGCATCTAATCACTACGTAGAGAAAGGTAGATGTTGTGTACATGTACATGCAACTAGCATGTGTGGCTTCCAGATACAGTGTGTGTGTACAACTTTGTTTGAGCATGGAGGGATCTTAAGAAAGAACCccaatttaaatatttaatgaaGCGGATACTCACTTATTGAAGCATAACAACGAAGGATAACGAGCACCATAATGTATGACACTCCTACTTTAAAACCAAGGTACTTTCAGCACATGTTCAACCCCTTCAATTCTGAATGAAGTTCCCCAAGAGGCCACTACCAGTATACAAGACGTAAATACACAAAGGCTCCCTCCAGTTACATAATTAAACACATCAAACTCCCAATTTTACAGTTGAACCCAATCAAATTAAATTCATGAAAGTTTCAATCTCTGCCCTTTGTTTAAAAGTGTCAAAGTTTGTGGAGGGAAACCTCATCGACTAAGTCCTTTTGCATACCAACACGTAACCAAGTTAGAATACTTTAAGTAGTGTTTCTGCTTTACTTTAGAAAGGTTCAACAATCTTTAGTTTCCTCCATGGCAATGACATCTGTAAACATTCAATCAGCATAAAGAACCGAGAGACTTTATAGGAGTAGTATAGTGCTCTCGAATCTTAGTTTCATCCAAATGTCAAAAGAAGAATTCTTCTTGAAGAATAATTACTACAATTTTGTAAATAATCTCTGCTTAAGAAAATATAATGGGTCAAATGATCATGGAAAAGGGAACTACTATTGCATAATATCTACTCTAGCATTCAAGCATCATTTTGTTCCCTTCTTTGAGGGGAAGCTGAGTGCAAACTCTTTAACAAAAGCTACATTTGAAGTTGcaaatttttagttaaacaTAAGTGCCGGGCTGATCATACTCACCAATCGCAATCTTCTCTAATTAAAATGTGCTCTCTGAAGCTCAAAGCAATCAccgaattaaaaaatatcattagtctcccaccgaaaaaaaaaatcacaattctTTCCTAGATGCACTTAAATTACACCGCATAGCAAAAtgatagaggaaaaaagaacaacacaGAGCCCCAACACAGTAAATAATTAACCGAATCACTAAACATCATGCAAACAAAGATGAACCAGCCTCACCAATTTCCTCGTCGGtatcaaaaatgaaaacaacaaaGTCGAAACAAAGAACCCAAATCTAAACCAATCAATCGATTTAAATCCAGTTGAAAAGCAATATACCTATTGGCGAGTGGCTTCGATCTCCGAAAGACAGAGGATATGTGAGTGAGATTGCGAGTTCGTCGTAGGCTAAGAAGCACGGATACGTGCAAGAGGTCACTGTGTTAGTGTCGGAGACGTATTGGACACCAAAGCGCGTTTGACACTGCTCGACACGCGTTCGACACACGGTCGACGCACGGTCAACGAGTCGGACACGCCACACACGAGTTAGAGGAGATCTGGTGGAGgtcggaggagaagaggaactGGAGGAGTACTTGGTAGCAGAGTTTGTCGGCGAGGGAGGCGAGAGAGAGGCAGCAAGTGAGGTGAAAGAGGAGGTGAAGTAGGCT is a genomic window containing:
- the LOC125312741 gene encoding uncharacterized protein LOC125312741 gives rise to the protein MQHSNDERGEEDNRLIIYPYGDSFMDATYVVRQLNKIVNNYWRGPWNSYSSTPKQVKDLWWNEFKRKFNWNEMEEDEVRRIFKKKAGDHIQNVMNKAKRSQGKPDFITGDDWTEIKRIWESEKNMQRSEQNKKNRASSSLEGSATYAGGSINIGEHKKRMANELGTEPTYIATFERTFEKKVKTWISDQAKAIKEKYDELLMSTAIGGDGGAESELVVDHMALWVEASGGMKRGKIFGMGSLSRVYTTKVTTSSSSGAAISRRTQLDEQVTQELTQLRHLLVEKDEEIRVVKEQMSHKDEEMRVVKEQMSQKDEEMRVVNERHKSLESQMQLVLRHLNLNPDEVPPVPPTNQIGDGHNDDQ